From Micromonospora echinospora:
CGCGTCCACAGGTTTGATCGTCAAATCGGTGGGCAGCGGCGCGCGTCACACCCGTCTGCGGCGCAGACGATAGGCGCGGATGCCCAGGACTCCCACAGTCGTGCCGATCGCCAGGGAGGCGCCGATCAGCAGGGCGTGCACCCAGAGGAAGCCCGTCGGACTGCCCTCGCCGACGACGCCGGCAGACCAGGCGCGCTCGTCGTTCCAGATGGCGACCGCGAACCTCGGCCAGATCGCCCAGGTCCACACCCCGACGGCGACCAGGAACAGCGACCAACCACGCGAGAGGACCATGGTCGGCCAGTATGCCAGCGCACCCGTCCGCGCAGGTCAGGGCCCCGGGGACGGCGCAACGTGTTTCCGTCGTGGCCGCCGGGGCACTGTGCACGGTGTCGAGCCGATGCGCGGGAGGTGCCACCTATGCAGCCGTTCAACCCCTGGGCCTGGCGGGACCCGTCCGCCCTGGCGGGTGGGTACGACCAGACCCGGCCCGGAGACGTACCGCGGCAGCGCGCCTCGGACACCGACGACCAGCTGGACGCCCCCGGCCCCGGTACGCCGCTCGACCTCACCGGCTACCACGTGGAGGCGACTGACGGCCGGATCGGGTCGATCGACGAGGCGAACGAGGATGCCGACGCGCGCTACCTGGTGGTGGACACCGGACCGTGGATCTTCGGGAAGAAGGTGCTGCTGCCGGCCGGCACGGTGGCCCGGGTCGACCACCTGGACCGCGTGGTGCACGTGGACCGCACCCGCGACCAGGTGAAGGAGTCGCCCGCGTTCGACAGCGACCACTTCGCGCACCCGGAGTACCGGGAGCAGGTCGGCAGCTACTACTCCGAGAGCTATCGACAGCGGTGAGCGCGGCAGGAGGCAGCGGCGCAGGCCGGTGAGCAGTTACCGTGTCAGGCATGGTCCGGCCGCGCAGCTGCCTCCCGGAGACCCGTGCCGGTCTTCCGGGCCATGCTGCCGACGGCCGGGAGCAGATCCTCGACGTACTCCGTGCCGGCGGACTTCGGTTCCGCGCCGGCGGGCGATGGCGGCGCTCGTTCTGACGAGCCCGCTCCACCGACCCGGGTGACACCCGGGTCGCGTCTCCCCGCCAGCGAACGGCACGAAAGGCGTACGACCATGCCCTCTGCACGCATGCTCACCGGCGACCGCCCGACCGGGCGGCTGCACCTCGGCCATTACGTGGGCAGCATCGCCAACCGGGTGCGGCTGCACCAGCGGTACGAGAGCTTCTTCATCATCGCCGACCTGCACATGCTCACCACGCGCAACAGCCGCGCGGACATCGAGCAGGTGGCGCACAACGCCCGCGAGATGGTCACCGACATCCTGGCCGCCGGGGTGGAGCCGGAGCGGGCCACGTTCTACCTCCAGTCGGCGATCCCCGAGGTCGGCGACCTGAACACGCTGTTCCAGAACCTCATCACGGTGCCCCGGCTGGAACGGGTGCCGTCGCTCAAGGAGATGACCCGGGACGCCGGCAAGGACGAGATGCCGTACGGCCTGCTCGGCTACCCGGTCCTCCAGGCCGCCGACATCCTCTGCGTCAAGGGGCAGGTCGTGCCGGTCGGGAAGGACAACGCCGCGCACGTCGAGGTGACCCGGGAGATCGCCCGGCGGTTCAACCACCTCTACGGCGAGGTCTTCCCGGTGCCCGACATGCTCATGTCGGCCACGCCCACGCTGGTCGGCACCGACGGCGCCGGGAAGATGAGCAAGAGCAAGGGGAACGCCATCGCGCTCTCCGACGACGCGGCGACGGTGCGCCGCAAGGTGATGGGGATATACACCGATCCGAACCGGGTCCGCGCCGACGTGCCCGGCACCGTCGAGGGGAACCCGGTCTTCGAGTTCCACGACGTCTTCAATCCGGACCGGGCGCAGGTGGCGGAGTTCAAGGACCGCTACCGGGCCGGCCGGGTCGGTGACGTCGAGGTCAAGGAGGCGCTGGTGACGGCGCTCAACCGGTTCCTCGATCCGATCCGGGAGCGCCGGGCCCGCTTCGAGGCGCAGCCCGGCCTGGTCGACGAGCTGATCGTCACCGGCACCGAACGGACCCGCGTCGAGGTGCGCCGCACGCTCGTCGAGGTGCGCCGGGCGATGGGCCTGAGCAGCGCGTACACCCAGGTGCGGCGCCGGGCCGAGCGCTACCGCAAGGCCGTCGCCACCTCGGCCTGACCACAGACCGGCCCGGGGTACGCGCTTGCGCCGACCCCGGGCCGGCCGGTTACGCTGCCGACATGGCCAGTTCGCACGCGTACCCGATGACGTCCCCCGACGTCCGGCTCGGCGCGCTGCGACGCCGGCGGTCCCGCGACCGCCTGCGCTGAGCCTTCCTCTCCTGCGACCGGCGGATCGAGCCGCCGGTCGTCATCGATCGTCCTCGCTCCGCCGTCGCGTTCCCGTCAGGTGATCCGCGCGACGGATCCACAGCGAGATCGG
This genomic window contains:
- a CDS encoding SCO4848 family membrane protein; translation: MVLSRGWSLFLVAVGVWTWAIWPRFAVAIWNDERAWSAGVVGEGSPTGFLWVHALLIGASLAIGTTVGVLGIRAYRLRRRRV
- a CDS encoding PRC-barrel domain-containing protein, with the protein product MQPFNPWAWRDPSALAGGYDQTRPGDVPRQRASDTDDQLDAPGPGTPLDLTGYHVEATDGRIGSIDEANEDADARYLVVDTGPWIFGKKVLLPAGTVARVDHLDRVVHVDRTRDQVKESPAFDSDHFAHPEYREQVGSYYSESYRQR
- the trpS gene encoding tryptophan--tRNA ligase — protein: MPSARMLTGDRPTGRLHLGHYVGSIANRVRLHQRYESFFIIADLHMLTTRNSRADIEQVAHNAREMVTDILAAGVEPERATFYLQSAIPEVGDLNTLFQNLITVPRLERVPSLKEMTRDAGKDEMPYGLLGYPVLQAADILCVKGQVVPVGKDNAAHVEVTREIARRFNHLYGEVFPVPDMLMSATPTLVGTDGAGKMSKSKGNAIALSDDAATVRRKVMGIYTDPNRVRADVPGTVEGNPVFEFHDVFNPDRAQVAEFKDRYRAGRVGDVEVKEALVTALNRFLDPIRERRARFEAQPGLVDELIVTGTERTRVEVRRTLVEVRRAMGLSSAYTQVRRRAERYRKAVATSA